One Hemibagrus wyckioides isolate EC202008001 linkage group LG07, SWU_Hwy_1.0, whole genome shotgun sequence DNA segment encodes these proteins:
- the and2 gene encoding actinodin2 isoform X3, with the protein MARIKLSLLFAGIGLAVILMPDFLVAGPVGHAEKEEVAEFADEKPASSLALKKLTRNKRNAVAYYRRLPEFWAWYKYYMDTHNQEGVESLDQLYLTYLQHKHRVEGDNSYKHYLTHLSEVYKACSKSDDPDCIPEYTTSEVPLPAPVSVKSPSPILFPSPIKTPSPYNYYAPALEPFLSNEQRAELLRICSPSDTECLQYHLRASYGYRPALTPVPSYAYLGCDPSKDPYCRPTLIAKTPSGLQHIYPHCNPAVDPFCVSNIAPAALSAEEGPKEQYCNPLFDKGCNPLTANRLVTLKAPVLQYVPQGELSPLHLAARMKPFLISPQAKSSASSATPECHPYDPNCSNFSPPASLEAAKNVQDGIILPHPDCDPEIDYNCRLRRAQTKDNKKSAEEPKDELESGDNASNANVAPQYQVPRFEDFLRGYLGHYKK; encoded by the exons ATGGCCAGAATCAAGCTGTCTTTGCTGTTTGCTGGCATTGGGCTTGCAGTCATCTTGATGCCAG ATTTTCTTGTGGCTGGTCCAGTGGGGCAcgcagaaaaagaagaag TAGCTGAGTTTGCTGATGAGAAGCCAGCCAGCTCATTAGCCCTGAAGAAGCTGACACGCAATAAGAGGAATGCTGTTGCTTACTACAGACGCTTACCTGAATTCTGGGCCTGGTACAAGTACTACATGGACACCCACAACCAGGAGGGA GTTGAGAGCTTGGACCAGCTCTACTTGACCTACCTGCAGCATAAACACCGCGTTGAGGGGGACAATTCCTACAAACATTACCTCACCCACCTGAGTGAGGTCTACAAGGCCTGTTCTAAGTCAGATGACCCTGACTGCATTCCAGAGTACACCA CATCTGAGGTGCCTCTTCCTGCTCCTGTTTCAGTTAAATCTCCCAGTCCCATTCTGTTCCCCTCGCCCATAAAAACCCCATCCCCATACAATTACTATGCCCCAGCATTGGAACCTTTCCTCTCAAATGAACAGAGAGCTGAGCTGCTCCGGATCTGCAGCCCATCTGATACAGAGTGCTTGCAGTATCACTTGCGTGCCTCTTATGGTTATAGACCTGCTCTTACCCCAGTGCCTTCCTATGCTTACCTGGGATGTGATCCTTCTAAAGACCCTTACTGCAGGCCCACACTGATAGCCAAGACTCCATCAGGTCTACAACACATATACCCACATTGCAACCCTGCTGTTGATCCTTTCTGTGTCAGTAATATAGCACCAGCTGCCCTAAGTGCAGAGGAGGGTCCTAAAGAGCAGTACTGCAACCCACTGTTCGATAAGGGATGCAACCCACTCACTGCTAACAGGCTGGTCACACTTAAGGCTCCTGTGCTGCAGTATGTCCCACAAGGTGAGCTGAGTCCCCTTCACCTAGCTGCCCGTATGAAACCCTTCCTGATAAGCCCACAAGCAAAGTCCAGTGCTTCTAGTGCCACACCAGAATGCCATCCATATGACCCCAACTGTAGCAATTTTTCCCCCCCGGCTTCCCTTGAGGCAGCCAAGAATGTGCAGGATGGCATCATCTTACCACATCCTGACTGTGATCCTGAGATTGACTACAATTGCCGTTTGCGTCGTGCACAAACCAAAGACAACAAAAAGTCAGCTGAGGAACCTAAGGATGAGCTGGAAAGCGGTGATAATGCCAGCAACGCCAATGTAGCACCACAATATCAGGTCCCACGATTCGAAGATTTCCTGAGGGGATACCTGGGTCACTATAAGAAATGA
- the and2 gene encoding actinodin2 isoform X1, which yields MARIKLSLLFAGIGLAVILMPDFLVAGPVGHAEKEEVAEFADEKPASSLALKKLTRNKRNAVAYYRRLPEFWAWYKYYMDTHNQEGVESLDQLYLTYLQHKHRVEGDNSYKHYLTHLSEVYKACSKSDDPDCIPEYTSKPTAKVVMPAAMKQATVNVCNPYLDPYCIFSVGPHTASEVPLPAPVSVKSPSPILFPSPIKTPSPYNYYAPALEPFLSNEQRAELLRICSPSDTECLQYHLRASYGYRPALTPVPSYAYLGCDPSKDPYCRPTLIAKTPSGLQHIYPHCNPAVDPFCVSNIAPAALSAEEGPKEQYCNPLFDKGCNPLTANRLVTLKAPVLQYVPQGELSPLHLAARMKPFLISPQAKSSASSATPECHPYDPNCSNFSPPASLEAAKNVQDGIILPHPDCDPEIDYNCRLRRAQTKDNKKSAEEPKDELESGDNASNANVAPQYQVPRFEDFLRGYLGHYKK from the exons ATGGCCAGAATCAAGCTGTCTTTGCTGTTTGCTGGCATTGGGCTTGCAGTCATCTTGATGCCAG ATTTTCTTGTGGCTGGTCCAGTGGGGCAcgcagaaaaagaagaag TAGCTGAGTTTGCTGATGAGAAGCCAGCCAGCTCATTAGCCCTGAAGAAGCTGACACGCAATAAGAGGAATGCTGTTGCTTACTACAGACGCTTACCTGAATTCTGGGCCTGGTACAAGTACTACATGGACACCCACAACCAGGAGGGA GTTGAGAGCTTGGACCAGCTCTACTTGACCTACCTGCAGCATAAACACCGCGTTGAGGGGGACAATTCCTACAAACATTACCTCACCCACCTGAGTGAGGTCTACAAGGCCTGTTCTAAGTCAGATGACCCTGACTGCATTCCAGAGTACACCAGTAAGCCCACAGCTAAGGTTGTTATGCCTGCTGCCATGAAGCAAGCtacagtgaatgtgtgtaaccCATATCTTGATCCATATTGTATCTTTTCTGTTGGTCCTCACACAGCATCTGAGGTGCCTCTTCCTGCTCCTGTTTCAGTTAAATCTCCCAGTCCCATTCTGTTCCCCTCGCCCATAAAAACCCCATCCCCATACAATTACTATGCCCCAGCATTGGAACCTTTCCTCTCAAATGAACAGAGAGCTGAGCTGCTCCGGATCTGCAGCCCATCTGATACAGAGTGCTTGCAGTATCACTTGCGTGCCTCTTATGGTTATAGACCTGCTCTTACCCCAGTGCCTTCCTATGCTTACCTGGGATGTGATCCTTCTAAAGACCCTTACTGCAGGCCCACACTGATAGCCAAGACTCCATCAGGTCTACAACACATATACCCACATTGCAACCCTGCTGTTGATCCTTTCTGTGTCAGTAATATAGCACCAGCTGCCCTAAGTGCAGAGGAGGGTCCTAAAGAGCAGTACTGCAACCCACTGTTCGATAAGGGATGCAACCCACTCACTGCTAACAGGCTGGTCACACTTAAGGCTCCTGTGCTGCAGTATGTCCCACAAGGTGAGCTGAGTCCCCTTCACCTAGCTGCCCGTATGAAACCCTTCCTGATAAGCCCACAAGCAAAGTCCAGTGCTTCTAGTGCCACACCAGAATGCCATCCATATGACCCCAACTGTAGCAATTTTTCCCCCCCGGCTTCCCTTGAGGCAGCCAAGAATGTGCAGGATGGCATCATCTTACCACATCCTGACTGTGATCCTGAGATTGACTACAATTGCCGTTTGCGTCGTGCACAAACCAAAGACAACAAAAAGTCAGCTGAGGAACCTAAGGATGAGCTGGAAAGCGGTGATAATGCCAGCAACGCCAATGTAGCACCACAATATCAGGTCCCACGATTCGAAGATTTCCTGAGGGGATACCTGGGTCACTATAAGAAATGA
- the and2 gene encoding actinodin2 isoform X2, with amino-acid sequence MARIKLSLLFAGIGLAVILMPDFLVAGPVGHAEKEEAEFADEKPASSLALKKLTRNKRNAVAYYRRLPEFWAWYKYYMDTHNQEGVESLDQLYLTYLQHKHRVEGDNSYKHYLTHLSEVYKACSKSDDPDCIPEYTSKPTAKVVMPAAMKQATVNVCNPYLDPYCIFSVGPHTASEVPLPAPVSVKSPSPILFPSPIKTPSPYNYYAPALEPFLSNEQRAELLRICSPSDTECLQYHLRASYGYRPALTPVPSYAYLGCDPSKDPYCRPTLIAKTPSGLQHIYPHCNPAVDPFCVSNIAPAALSAEEGPKEQYCNPLFDKGCNPLTANRLVTLKAPVLQYVPQGELSPLHLAARMKPFLISPQAKSSASSATPECHPYDPNCSNFSPPASLEAAKNVQDGIILPHPDCDPEIDYNCRLRRAQTKDNKKSAEEPKDELESGDNASNANVAPQYQVPRFEDFLRGYLGHYKK; translated from the exons ATGGCCAGAATCAAGCTGTCTTTGCTGTTTGCTGGCATTGGGCTTGCAGTCATCTTGATGCCAG ATTTTCTTGTGGCTGGTCCAGTGGGGCAcgcagaaaaagaagaag CTGAGTTTGCTGATGAGAAGCCAGCCAGCTCATTAGCCCTGAAGAAGCTGACACGCAATAAGAGGAATGCTGTTGCTTACTACAGACGCTTACCTGAATTCTGGGCCTGGTACAAGTACTACATGGACACCCACAACCAGGAGGGA GTTGAGAGCTTGGACCAGCTCTACTTGACCTACCTGCAGCATAAACACCGCGTTGAGGGGGACAATTCCTACAAACATTACCTCACCCACCTGAGTGAGGTCTACAAGGCCTGTTCTAAGTCAGATGACCCTGACTGCATTCCAGAGTACACCAGTAAGCCCACAGCTAAGGTTGTTATGCCTGCTGCCATGAAGCAAGCtacagtgaatgtgtgtaaccCATATCTTGATCCATATTGTATCTTTTCTGTTGGTCCTCACACAGCATCTGAGGTGCCTCTTCCTGCTCCTGTTTCAGTTAAATCTCCCAGTCCCATTCTGTTCCCCTCGCCCATAAAAACCCCATCCCCATACAATTACTATGCCCCAGCATTGGAACCTTTCCTCTCAAATGAACAGAGAGCTGAGCTGCTCCGGATCTGCAGCCCATCTGATACAGAGTGCTTGCAGTATCACTTGCGTGCCTCTTATGGTTATAGACCTGCTCTTACCCCAGTGCCTTCCTATGCTTACCTGGGATGTGATCCTTCTAAAGACCCTTACTGCAGGCCCACACTGATAGCCAAGACTCCATCAGGTCTACAACACATATACCCACATTGCAACCCTGCTGTTGATCCTTTCTGTGTCAGTAATATAGCACCAGCTGCCCTAAGTGCAGAGGAGGGTCCTAAAGAGCAGTACTGCAACCCACTGTTCGATAAGGGATGCAACCCACTCACTGCTAACAGGCTGGTCACACTTAAGGCTCCTGTGCTGCAGTATGTCCCACAAGGTGAGCTGAGTCCCCTTCACCTAGCTGCCCGTATGAAACCCTTCCTGATAAGCCCACAAGCAAAGTCCAGTGCTTCTAGTGCCACACCAGAATGCCATCCATATGACCCCAACTGTAGCAATTTTTCCCCCCCGGCTTCCCTTGAGGCAGCCAAGAATGTGCAGGATGGCATCATCTTACCACATCCTGACTGTGATCCTGAGATTGACTACAATTGCCGTTTGCGTCGTGCACAAACCAAAGACAACAAAAAGTCAGCTGAGGAACCTAAGGATGAGCTGGAAAGCGGTGATAATGCCAGCAACGCCAATGTAGCACCACAATATCAGGTCCCACGATTCGAAGATTTCCTGAGGGGATACCTGGGTCACTATAAGAAATGA